Proteins encoded in a region of the Zea mays cultivar B73 chromosome 2, Zm-B73-REFERENCE-NAM-5.0, whole genome shotgun sequence genome:
- the LOC118476307 gene encoding uncharacterized protein — translation MAPRFFFQQRASSLQVASSLLPGRRAPCSPAPRARTHLPAPFFPLALAPCRRAARPLPPCAAALPTPPWSAQGPSDPSSSSELTVAHGAPTPCYTFSRPPLPSAPFSLLAVDVGALSKTASFQRPLHLLWKTASPHGVLVFSLLDLASRARCRDTLAAAPPRALPARRYAQPTACCLACVVRSPARLFSVLSNCRCGALCRGQHRQLLFWRAAQSVLSRCAS, via the coding sequence ATGGCGCCCAGATTTTTTTTCCAGCAGAGAGCTTCTTCCCTGCAGgttgccagcagccttctccctggCCGCCGAGCTCCCTGTTCCCCTGCTCCAAGGGCGCGCACCCACCTCCCAGCGCCCTTCTTCCCCCTAGCGCTCGCTCCCTGCAGGCGAGCAGCTCGACCCCTTCCTCCCTGCGCAGCAGCTCTGCCCACTCCACCTTGGTCAGCGCAGGGCCCCTCTGATCCGAGCTCGAGCAGTGAGCTCACCGTCGCTCATGGAGCCCCCACTCCCTGCTACACTTTCTCCCGGCCTCCTCTGCCCAGCGCCCCTTTTTCCCTGTTGGCCGTGGATGTTGGCGCCCTCTCTAAAACAGCAAGTTTCCAGCGCCCCCTACATCTCCTATGGAAAACAGCAAGCCCCCACGGCGTCCTGGTGTTCTCGCTGCTCGACTTGGCCTCGCGAGCTCGCTGTCGGGACACCCTAGCCGCTGCTCCACCGCGCGCACTACCTGCTCGACGATATGCGCAGCCGACTGCATGCTGTCTTGCTTGTGTTGTGCGCAGCCCTGCTCGCCTCTTTTCGGTGTTGTCAAACTGTCGGTGTGGAGCACTGTGTCGGGGACAACATCGTCAACTTTTATTCTGGCGTGCTGCTCAATCCGTGCTGTCCCGCTGTGCGTCGTAG